A genomic stretch from Telopea speciosissima isolate NSW1024214 ecotype Mountain lineage chromosome 7, Tspe_v1, whole genome shotgun sequence includes:
- the LOC122668149 gene encoding blue copper protein-like has protein sequence MESIRVAGVLLTILALYCVIPSLATDYTVGDGSGWTTNVDYNSWTSGKTFAVGDNLVFNYVGGHTVDEVTKNDYSSCTAGNSLSTDNSGATTITLKTTGTHYFMCGAYGHCASGMKLAVTVAGGEATSTTPSTGSSPRTITSPTTTSSSSSTSSSSPSTLSYSPIAIVFTCLAVFKFLLFLS, from the exons ATGGAAAGTATCAGAGTGGCTGGTGTTTTGTTAACAATCCTTGCATTGTATTGTGTGATACCAAGTTTGGCCACCGATTACACAGTTGGTGACGGTTCCGGTTGGACGACGAATGTTGATTATAATTCATGGACTAGTGGGAAGACCTTCGCCGTCGGTGACAACCTCG TGTTTAACTATGTAGGAGGACATACAGTAGATGAGGTGACCAAAAATGACTACAGTAGTTGTACTGCTGGGAATTCTCTTAGCACAGATAATAGTGGAGCCACTACAATTACTCTAAAGACAACAGGAACCCATTACTTCATGTGTGGAGCTTATGGTCACTGTGCAAGTGGAATGAAGTTGGCTGTCACTGTGGCAGGAGGAGAGGCTACATCCACAACACCATCAACAGGCAGCAGCCCTAGAACTATCACCTctcccaccaccacctcctcctcctcctccacaagCTCATCATCTCCATCCACTCTTTCTTATTCCCCCATTGCTATTGTATTCACTTGTCTTGCAGTTTttaagtttcttctctttctctcctaa
- the LOC122668148 gene encoding rust resistance kinase Lr10-like: MTKQFKCKLGQGGYGSVFKGELSNGILVAVKILKEPAASDGDDFINEVGTIGRIHHVNVVRLLGYCADGYKRALIYEFMPNESLAKFIFSSEDAANNPLRHWEKLQDIAIGIARGIEYLHQGCDQRILHFDIKPHNILLDKKFNPKISDFGLAKLCAKGQSNVSMTAARGTMGYIAPEVFSWNFANVSSKSDVYSFGMLLLEMVGGRRNIDVSVEHSSQVYFPEWIYNRLHQGEELGLRMVADEDAKIARRLTIVATWCIQWYPSGRPSMKTVIRMLEGEIDNLEMPPNPFVSTAPGEAEAEAEAAILEGSQGPTLAVITEE, from the coding sequence ATGACTAAACAATTTAAATGTAAATTAGGACAAGGAGGCTATGGCAGTGTGTTCAAAGGGGAGCTCTCAAATGGAATTCTTGTTGCTGTAAAGATCCTCAAAGAACCAGCAGCCAGTGATGGAGATGATTTTATCAACGAAGTGGGCACCATCGGTAGGATTCACCATGTCAATGTGGTTCGTCTTCTTGGGTACTGTGCAGACGGATACAAGAGAGCCTTGATCTATGAATTTATGCCCAATGAATCACTGGCAAAATTCATATTCTCATCAGAAGATGCTGCTAACAACCCTCTTCGACATTGGGAGAAGCTTCAGGACATTGCAATAGGTATAGCGAGAGGAATTGAATACCTTCATCAAGGTTGTGACCAGCGTATCCTTCATTTTGATATCAAACCTCACAATATTCTACTAGACAAAAAATTTAATCCCAAAATTTCTGATTTTGGGCTGGCAAAGTTATGTGCCAAAGGTCAAAGCAATGTATCAATGACAGCTGCTAGGGGAACAATGGGTTATATTGCCCCAGAAGTTTTCTCCTGGAACTTTGCCAATGTTTCCTCTAAATCAGATGTTTACAGTTTTGGGATGTTGTTGCTTGAAATGGTGGGAGGAAGGAGAAATATAGATGTCTCAGTGGAGCACTCCAGCCAAGTATACTTTCCTGAATGGATTTATAATCGCCTACATCAAGGGGAAGAGCTGGGTTTGAGGATGGTTGCAGATGAAGATGCTAAAATTGCAAGAAGATTGACCATTGTAGCAACTTGGTGCATACAGTGGTACCCATCAGGTCGCCCTTCAATGAAAACTGTGATTCGGATGTTGGAAGGAGAAATTGATAACTTGGAAATGCCACCTAATCCTTTTGTTTCAACAGCTCCAGGAGAGGCAGAGGCAGAGGCTGAGGCAGCAATCTTGGAGGGATCACAAGGCCCAACACTAGCAGTCATCACTGAAGAGTAG
- the LOC122668150 gene encoding classical arabinogalactan protein 9-like, translating to MAFSRFAVLMVLAMVVVSAFAQAPGAAPKAAPVPTKAPTVAPTKAPAVTPAAAPAPKITTPPASAPSPVSTPPISSPPSPPASSPAAPTPSAISSPPAESPTGTAKNGAVSYRVGAAVLLTVASAAFVM from the coding sequence ATGGCGTTTTCGAGATTTGCAGTGTTGATGGTTTTGGCTATGGTGGTGGTATCTGCCTTTGCACAGGCTCCTGGAGCGGCTCCTAAAGCGGCGCCGGTTCCTACTAAAGCACCGACTGTAGCACCTACTAAAGCACCAGCGGTTACACCGGCGGCTGCTCCTGCTCCTAAGATAACTACACCACCGGCATCTGCTCCTTCTCCAGTGTCGACTCCACCGATTTCTTCTCCGCCATCACCTCCTGCATCTTCGCCCGCTGCTCCTACTCCTTCTGCGATCTCCTCTCCTCCAGCAGAAAGTCCTACGGGAACAGCAAAGAACGGCGCTGTTTCTTACAGAGTTGGAGCGGCTGTTCTTTTGACCGTCGCTTCCGCTGCTTTTGTGATGTAG